A window of Amaranthus tricolor cultivar Red isolate AtriRed21 chromosome 8, ASM2621246v1, whole genome shotgun sequence genomic DNA:
ACCACATCATAAACTTTAGATTTgcgaaataaaggaaaattccacaaaaaattagtataattatcaagaaaaagaacgtAATATTTATATCTCGATGGACTAGAAATAAGAGATGTCCACAAATCACTATGAACAATATCAAAAGGCTTAGAACTCATAGACATAGAATTAATAAAAGGTAATTGAATGTGTTTCcctaaaggacaagaatgaAAAACAAAAGTAGGATCTTTATTACATTGAATTAAACGAGAAGAATACAAGGAATTTAAAACCGCATTGCCCGGATGTCCTAAACAGAAATGCCAAATACTAGAAGAAAAAACGGAAAAAGCCGATGAGGTGGAGGAAGTAGGAGAAGCTCCATGTGTAGATGGgaaaggataaagatcacccgtgctattagatctcagAATGCTCCCAGTGGCCAAATCCTTCACAAAAAAGCCAAACGGATCAAATTCAACGGAAACCATATTATTATGAGTGAATTTACGAACAGAAATAAGGTTTGTAATAAGTTTAGgtgcatgtaagacatttttgaGGGTAAGGCATTTTTGGgaggaaggaaaagaaatatgCCCGTGACCAAGAACTGGAATCAAATTACCATTACCGACAACAATAGCATTTTTGTGGCACCGGTATCCATGTAAAAATGCTCATCCGGAGTAAACAAAGAGAGAGTGTTCATGGCATGATCGATGTCCGTAGGAACATAACTCATAGAAGCACTAGTCCCGGTGTGATAACTTTGTGCCGGTCGCAGACCAAGAAGACCAGCAGAAGATGCATTGCATTGAGAAGGAGGAGCCTAAGGTGTAGTGGGAAAAGGAGCAGCAGGCTGGGCCCAAGGCTGTCTGGCCCAGTTATGCCAAGAAGGGGAAGAGTAAGAGGGAAAGGATTATGGGCCAAAAGAGTGTCTGTTGGGCTGAGAAGCAAAAGGGAGGTTGGGCCTGGGATGAAGGTGTTGCCAGTGGCCAGAATTACTAGCGGAGCCAGGGTGGCTGCCACGGCTGGTCCGGCCACCACGACGAGAGTGACGGTGGCCACTACGGTGGTGGGGAGGGTCGCGGTTGTTAAGCAGGAGAATTGTGTTTATAGTTGGAGCGCTCTTCCAATTCTAACATAGAACGAAGAGTATTAAAAGATGGAATGGAATTCATATGTTTAACCAGAGACCGAAAAGTTTTATATTCTGAATTCAAGCCATGAAGAACTTGGAGAGCCAATCGATTATCGGTGATGGAAGTGCCAAGATTAGTAAGAGAAGTAGCAATAGTTTCAAGTTCATTGCAATAAGATTTCACATTAGGAAAATTTGAGAgaaaaatgtcattaaattgagactcaagatgaagaatgcgagagattttattattttgaaaattgttctcAATACGATTTCAAGCATCAAAAGCACAATCATCGAGACGAACTATGGATTGGAGGAGAGATGGACTAATACAGCCGTAAATCCATGTGCGAACAATGTCATCAAGACGTTGCCATTCGGATTCTTTAGAAACTAATGCTTTAGAGGAGTCATGGGGAAGAATGTGAAAATCCACAAGGTGAGCTCTACAATGAAGCTTGAATAAAGTGACCCAAGTATGAAAATTGGAGCCATCTTCATCAAGTTGGATAGGCACGCTTATTTTAATGTTAGTAACCAAAGTTGCGGGATGAATTTTTGTGGGAGAGGCCATTGAGGAAACAAGAAAAAAAGGAGGAGTGGCGGCAAGGGTGGTGGAAGAGGAAGAAGTGGAAAGCAAGAAACTAGGCAAATGATACCATGAAAGAATGATTTGGTTTGAAATGCTTGCCATTCTCATTAGGAGGAATGATATTATATACAATAATACAAGCTATAGTTTAGAAAACTAAATATTTACCTAATATGCTACACAATCATATTGATTATACAAAAGATTCTAGtaatcaaaagatattattctaacacATAAGTTTAGCGAATTCAACCCTATCGAACACAAGCACTTGTGATCATTAGTAAAACTGAGTTTAACTAGGTTGTGGTTGAATCCTATGTGGCACTATAGCTGAATAAAATGGATATTTAAACAGAATATGAGTTTTTAAATCTTATTCATGAAATGTTGATAAGTGCTATCGAACAAAGCATTTTTACTTCACTTATCTAATCATTATTTGTTAACCCTAGCACATTTTTGGTGTTCAACAAATTGAAGATCATCTCTAGTACTATTAAAGTAGATTAGAGAAGTCTGAAATACAACTCTAAATGCATCACGTGAATAATATTGGGCTTAAAACAAAAACCCTATTTCAAGAAGAAGATTTTGGCTAACTTTCCCATGAACGGGCAATCAGGCACACACATATTCGCCCACAAAAGCATATGCGGATGCGCATATAACCAGGCTTTGGAATCCCGTGCATGACATTCAACAATCCTTTCATCTTGACATCACAAAGGTGCGTTCGCGCATTTTAAGAGATCAGCGATTAGAATTTCTATCATATTTGTAATGTGAGCTTGTTATACACTGATTTTCCACTATTTGTAGGAATACCTATTCTTATTAGTTTAGGAgagtttggtataaataagaccaattggttgttggttgtagtatttctttatctttatttgtttgttattattattcatttgtTCATTAATTCTGAagtataatttttaagaaagagtcataaattaatttaaatcttGCTATTATTAgctttaattttgaatttggtACGATCAACCACAACTATATcagtaaatataattaattattaaatggtATTGAGGTAATTAGttgtttgaaaataaaatactcAACGGGTATAATCTAGTAGTATTGAACGTGATTGTTGTTGGTGATATTACTCCACTTAATTAATATGACATTAGGATAATCTCATATTGTTGTATATTTGTTCTAGAGTTAGGGTTATTAGTGCACGCACACGACATTTAACTAAAATCTAAGAAGTAATAGAACTTATCATTGCCTTATTTCCACGCTAAGTTACTAACAAatatataaagaaatattacaagattaaataaaaaatcaagaaactaataaaattcttaaCTAGTGTTATCACCCACTTACTATATgcttaatatctacttatattatccataatgcctacttacaataaaCTTAATGTCCActaaaaaagtacttaaaatgcttacttacaatattctttaTACCTACTGAAACTTAGCCTACTAGCTTacttatcatattcttaatgcctacttacaacaTTTTTAATACATACTTACAACATACTTAATACTCACCGAGTAAATACTTaagtacttataatattctaaatgcctatttagaatattcttaatgcctactgaaaaacttattctatattttcctttttggtcagcccaattaaagatggttacaagttacaagaatttgtgtataagATTTGTATTATCACGTGTTCCTAGTTACCTTTCATAGtagttatttaatttagttataataaaatttactttttccTTGAGGATACAATCATCTCCCTTCTTCTTTTTGGAggaaatgttaaattatttttgcCGTTATTAACAACGACTTTAGACAATGTCAACTAATCTAAATTGGGAAAGATTGTTGGATATTTTGTGAATCTAAGAATTAGTTTGCTTAATGAATGAACTAACGTACATTTATGAGGACATGAATGCATGCATGTTAGTTCATGTATGCAGTATAATAGtttaagtttattattattgagtaattatttttttagatgTATTAAGCAATTACTTAAGACTACGTAATTCCTTATTTAGAAGTTGAGTATTGTTCTACTTTACATTAGAAAGGTTCTTCATTTAACTCGTTATTCTAGTGCTAATGGTGGGTAGTTCTCTTAGTATCTCTTGAGACATATGTAGCATTTGACATGAACCAATAGCTCAATGTGAAGTTAAGAAATAGATCTGGTAACCCTGATAACAATACTTggaaaaaccctttaaattttattttgcaaAAGTAAGGAAAAAGGATGAATAAGACTAGATTAGAGTCCAATGTTTTTAGACGTAGACACCACCTAGACCTGCTACGAACATGTTTAAAACTAAACCTAATACAAATTATGAGAATATGAACTctttgttttaaagttgttttacTGAAAAACGATTACTTACAAGAGtaactatttaaatttaattgaacTCATTTAAGACTGGACTTGACATATAAAATATGGATTAAAATCAAGTTCACTATACAAGTGAGATGGTTTCACTATGAGACGCATTTGGTACACTAATTAAATAGTACATCtaatatacatattataaaaatattaactcTTTGTTTTCAAATCGTCTCACTGAAAGATGACTCTGACCAAAGTGgctaattaatttaagattgTCAATCAATAAGATTTCACCAAGATGACTCTTAACACTTGACTCTGGTACACGAGTTAAATAGTCCGATCATATATACTTGAGCCTTTTGCAAAATGTTGACTAATAAAACAACTTATGCTAACATTATCTGCAGTTCTATATTAAAAACAACGGTCTAATTAGTAGTTctataaataaacaattaatctcttaagagacgtatctcaaacccaacctattaaagattaatacctacttaccgtattcttaatgcctacttacattatccttaatgcttacttaccaaATCCTAAagtctacttttaatattttaaatgtctatttatgatattttataaaatatataatgagtcgACTCAATTAcaaatagtctctcaaagagaccgtctctcacaagaaatTGTGATAAATGAATCCATTGTTTATGTAGACTTAATTCAGCAAAACCAGGTTATAGATAAAAGTCAATCCAAAAAAGATAGTTTAGCTCAAACTTACTTCAAGGCGTTCTATATTCAAAACCGCAGGCATATGAACGGTTCTATATAATATTAATGGTTATTTAATTACAATGTTTCTAAGTGGCAACAATTACCTTTTTATACCCATTATTACCCAATGTTAAATgtttaagtagacattaagcaATATCAAGTTATAGATGAAAGCAAATCCAAAAAACATAATTTAGCTcaaaacttatttcaagagacGTTGGGAGGACAGTGGAAACTCCCACAACATAAGCGTTCATTGAAAATAAGCTTAGTAATTGCTCCTGAGACCTGAATTGATACAGTCGAATTCTCAACAATCATGCTTTGATAGTTCTGCATTTTTTGGCACCAGCCCGAATTGAATGAAGGATACACCCTTCATGGTATCAAAAGACAACCATGGTTTGTTTGCTGGCATCCATAAATCGAACGAGTTTTTCACGCTTTGATCATTTTCTACTTCTATAAAAAGACAGGGAGCGCCAGATATGTACAGGCATTCCCTCTCTTCAATGTTTGCCACGTCTTACCAAAAATAGGTGAAAGCTTTATGATTAAACTCAAACATCATGGGATACAGCGGGGCTAGTCTTTGCAATCCCCGAGAAAGGAGCCATATGATTAACATAAGAAGAAACTAGCTACGGTTAGCAATTAGCAAATTATGGGACTGAATAACCTAATATCAGGCTTACTCAGCAATTACACATTACGCAGCCCTACCTG
This region includes:
- the LOC130821642 gene encoding uncharacterized protein LOC130821642; this translates as MASISNQIILSWYHLPSFLLSTSSSSTTLAATPPFFLVSSMASPTKIHPATLVTNIKISVPIQLDEDGSNFHTWVTLFKLHCRAHLVDFHILPHDSSKALVSKESEWQRLDDIVRTWIYGCISPSLLQSIVRLDDCAFDA